A portion of the Amyelois transitella isolate CPQ chromosome 2, ilAmyTran1.1, whole genome shotgun sequence genome contains these proteins:
- the LOC132904354 gene encoding uncharacterized protein LOC132904354: METDYKSRKQVNIDQMQALIGFLKEHPELAKGLIRGRRGKLHTLKLWNLCAKKLNLIQNGAVKDGKGWSKYWCDWKYRVRRRTLELKAAKDSNRPPPDGVTPLSYLEEDILDIIGETNVEGVIIKCDPLGDGDTDNEPESNDVNVSVSQVPQPSINQTKSSRVRKRRHSSLDIFDVDDNIVSSSPEIKPKVMKKENTNNTDMDEETSEFLRLERQKLDNSKKMCETIQAMASEITRLADVMTHIRDVLINGRVNIA, from the exons ATGGAAACAG ATTATAAGTCTCGAAAGCAAGTAAATATTGACCAAATGCAGGCGTTGATAGGTTTTCTTAAAGAACACCCAGAGTTAGCTAAAGGCTTGATAAGAGGTAGAAGGGGCAAGCTTCATACCCTGAAATTGTGGAATCTCTGTGCCAAGAAACTTAATCTTATCCAGAATGGAGCTGTTAAGGATGGGAAGGGATGGTCAAAG TATTGGTGTGACTGGAAGTACAGGGTTCGCAGGAGGACTTTGGAGTTGAAGGCTGCTAAGGACAGCAATCGCCCTCCACCTGATGGAGTCACGCCTCTGTCCTATTTGGAAGAAGATATACTGGATATTATCGGAGAAACCAATGTGGAAGGAGTCATCATTAAATGTGACCCTTTGGGCGATGGG gATACAGATAATGAACCAGAATCAAACGATGTCAATGTATCAGTTAGTCAGGTTCCACAGCCATCAATCAACCAAACGAAATCTTCTAGagttcgtaaaaggcgacattCTTCATTGGATATCTTTGATGTGGATGACAATATAGTTAGCAGTTCACCTGAAATTAAACCAAAGGTtatgaagaaagaaaataccaataacacAG ATATGGATGAAGAAACTTCGGAGTTCCTACGCTTAGAACGGCAAAAATTAgacaatagtaaaaaaatgtgcGAAACTATACAAGCGATGGCCTCAGAGATAACTAGGCTGGCGGATGTTATGACTCATATTAGAGATGTTTTGATTAATGGCAGAGTTAATATagcatga
- the LOC132901883 gene encoding venom serine carboxypeptidase-like has protein sequence MNAVICAVCLIVSVYGRVAVVEEKLSDISENLIIDDKLLEIESTTDQPKVLAKNDKTDLCLDVNSINNTINETTAEQLACLYKLLNSTVINLNETKTDNGVALILTPLIEAGNIEEARNASKVDPEQFLGLESYSGFFTVNKTYNSNLFFWYFPVENKPVNETPWVIWLQGGPGASSLTGLFDEIGPLTVENGRIARNRYSWLQNHSLVFIDNPVGTGFSFTDHPDGFTQDSTTYGHHLYTAFKQFILVFPELKSAPLFVAGESYAGKYVPALAAEIHTHMDETDGKVKMEGMMIGNAYVEPSMISQLAKPFYHFGLLVKEQLDIVKPLVDAFHEDIAANRSIEAKEKFTGLITILLFLTHQKQGYNFLKDDISAGHYSSYLEQSVVRKALHVGDIGFSFVNMTVNSRLAPDFLSNARPKFEMLLDHYRVLTYCGQLDQMLPCAYTSESYRQWKWKHSQEFLDATRYPYIYNKKLAGYHKTGGGLTEVLIRGAGHMAPMDKPGATQELVSRWTHQQPLSSGFGVLEGSFVQEFIKNYTNSIYL, from the exons ATGAATGCTGTGATATGTGCAGTTTGTCTCATAGTGAG TGTGTATGGAAGAGTTGCTGTAGTCGAAGAAAAACTGTCGGATATatctgaaaatttaattatagatGATAAACTTTTAGAAATTGAAAGTACAACTGATCAACCGAAAGTATTAGCAAAGAATGATAAAACGGACCTTTGCCTTGATGttaattctataaataatacaataaatgagACAACGGCGGAACAGTTAGCGTGTTTGTATAAACTGCTCAATTCAacagttattaatttaaatgaaacaaaaactgATAATGGTGTTGCTTTGATTTTAACACCTCTTATAGAAGCTGGTAATATTGAAGAAGCTCGTAACGCAAGTAAAGTTGATCCAGAACAATTTCTAGGCTTGGAGAGCTACTCAGGATTTTTTACGGTGAACAAAACGTACAACTCGAATCTGTTCTTTTGGTACTTCCCCGTGGAAAATAAGCCAGTGAATGAAACGCCATGGGTTATATGGCTACAGGGAGGGCCAGGAGCCTCAAGTCTGACTGGTCTATTCGACGAGATTGGCCCATTGACAGTTGAAAACGGGCGTATAGCac GCAACCGTTACTCTTGGCTACAGAATCACTCGCTTGTGTTCATTGACAATCCCGTGGGAACAGGCTTCAGTTTCACTGATCATCCAGATGGGTTCACTCAAGACAGCACTACG tATGGTCATCACCTCTACACAGCCTTCAAGCAGTTCATCCTGGTGTTCCCTGAGCTGAAGTCAGCTCCATTGTTCGTGGCGGGCGAGTCCTACGCTGGGAAGTACGTGCCGGCATTGGCTGCGGAGATCCATACGCATATGGATGAAACAGATGGCAAAGTTAAAATGGAA GGTATGATGATCGGCAACGCATACGTGGAACCGTCAATGATATCTCAACTAGCCAAGCCGTTTTACCACTTCGGGCTCTTAGTAAAGGAACAACTGGACATCGTGAAGCCTTTGGTCGACGCTTTCCACGAAGACATTGCTGCGAATAGGAGCATCGAAGCTAAAGAG AAATTCACAGGCCTCATTACGATCTTGCTGTTCCTCACGCATCAGAAGCAAGGCTACAACTTCCTGAAAGACGACATCTCAGCGGGGCACTACTCCTCCTACCTCGAACAGAGTGTTGTGAGGAAGGCTCTTCATGTAGGAGATATAGGGTTCAGTTTCGTCAACATGACTGTGAATTCCAGATTGGCGCCAGACTTTTTGAGCAATGCTCGTCCGAAGTTTGAGATGCTGTTGGACCATTACAGGGTGCTTACTTATTG CGGTCAGCTCGACCAGATGCTACCCTGCGCATACACATCAGAGAGCTACCGGCAGTGGAAGTGGAAGCATTCGCAGGAATTCCTAGACGCCACCCGGTATCCATATATTTACAACAAGAAACTGGCCGG CTACCACAAAACGGGTGGTGGGTTGACCGAGGTTTTAATTCGTGGTGCTGGTCACATGGCGCCTATGGACAAGCCTGGAGCAACCCAGGAGCTGGTCTCTCGATGGACCCACCAGCAGCCACTCAGTTCCGGCTTCGGTGTACTCGAAGGCTCCTTCGTACAAGAGTTCATAAAGAACTATACTAAttccatttatttatag